One genomic segment of Chitinophaga sancti includes these proteins:
- a CDS encoding RNA polymerase sigma-70 factor: MLPLNNTDIVTGVRNRDKQVFEIIFNQFSPSMFNIALRYLKDQEEAQDIVQDVFLNLWRTAENLDERAPIQHYLARATVNTCLNRIKKTQRQQAYAKEQQQTQEPGTIEHLLLEHKELEAQYLSILEKLPEQCRRVFEMSRIKGLSPAEISQQLNISINTVYTHLTTALKKIRLGLLNQQ, translated from the coding sequence ATGCTGCCGCTCAACAATACAGATATAGTTACCGGGGTTCGGAACAGGGATAAACAAGTTTTTGAAATTATATTCAATCAGTTTTCGCCATCCATGTTCAACATTGCCTTGCGCTACCTGAAAGATCAGGAAGAGGCGCAGGACATTGTGCAGGATGTATTTCTGAACCTGTGGCGCACTGCCGAAAACCTGGATGAGCGCGCTCCTATTCAGCACTATCTGGCCAGAGCTACAGTAAATACCTGCCTGAACCGTATCAAAAAGACCCAAAGGCAGCAGGCATACGCAAAAGAACAGCAACAAACGCAGGAACCGGGCACCATTGAGCACCTCCTGCTGGAACATAAAGAACTGGAAGCCCAGTATCTCTCCATTTTAGAAAAACTGCCCGAACAGTGCAGACGGGTCTTTGAGATGAGTCGCATTAAAGGATTGTCACCCGCAGAGATATCGCAGCAGTTAAATATTTCCATCAATACGGTATACACACACCTTACCACCGCACTCAAAAAAATTAGGTTGGGACTGCTCAATCAGCAGTAG
- a CDS encoding sodium:solute symporter has translation MSVADWIVLGGTLIGIILYGIWKSRGQKDMASYFLDNQSMPWYIVLLSIIGTQASAVTFLSAPGQAYTDGMRFVQYYFGLPLAMVVICIAFVPIYHKLKVFTAYEYLEGRFDCKTRTFTAILFLIQRALSTGISIYAPAIILSSLLGWNIYWTNVIMGGLLIIYTVSGGTRAVSYTQTLQLVIIFVGMFLAGYMVVHLLPAGVGFNDALKVAGKMNKLNVIVTDFDWKDKYNIWSGLIGGFFLALSYFGTDQSQVGRYLTARSVTESRLGLLMNGLVKVPMQFLILLLGSLVFVFYLYFRAPIFFNEAQLNKVDGPTLQVLQSQYDGFNKIKQEQAIALSNAFHNKDNAAVEVARQKLQAADADAFKVRTTAIDYIKKADPGADTNDTNYIFLDFVVHNLPKGLVGLLIAIIFLAAWGSIAAALNSLASTTVIDIYKRQFKPTAPDEHYFKASRWWTFIWGLFCIVVAQFASKLGSLIEAVNVLGSLFYGVILGIFLVAFYCKRIGGTAVFWAAIVAEILVIIVFITNIVSFLWLNAIGCILVIVLAWIIQLLQPSHDK, from the coding sequence ATGAGTGTAGCGGATTGGATTGTACTGGGGGGTACATTAATCGGAATTATATTATACGGTATCTGGAAGAGCCGTGGCCAGAAAGATATGGCCAGCTACTTCCTGGATAACCAGTCTATGCCCTGGTACATCGTACTATTGTCGATCATCGGTACACAGGCGAGTGCCGTTACGTTTCTTTCTGCACCGGGTCAGGCGTATACTGACGGGATGCGGTTTGTACAATATTATTTTGGCTTGCCGCTGGCGATGGTGGTGATCTGTATTGCGTTTGTACCTATTTACCATAAGCTGAAAGTGTTCACGGCGTACGAATACCTGGAAGGCCGGTTTGACTGTAAGACCCGGACCTTTACGGCGATATTATTTCTCATACAACGTGCATTGTCTACGGGCATCAGTATTTATGCCCCGGCTATCATTCTCTCGTCTTTACTGGGCTGGAACATATACTGGACCAATGTGATCATGGGCGGACTCCTTATTATTTATACGGTATCCGGGGGTACACGTGCGGTGAGTTATACGCAGACATTGCAACTGGTAATCATTTTTGTGGGGATGTTCCTGGCTGGTTATATGGTGGTTCATTTGTTGCCGGCGGGTGTTGGATTTAATGATGCGCTGAAGGTAGCGGGCAAGATGAATAAGCTGAATGTGATAGTGACTGATTTTGACTGGAAGGATAAATATAACATATGGAGTGGGTTGATAGGAGGGTTCTTTTTAGCGCTCTCTTATTTTGGTACGGATCAGTCGCAGGTAGGCAGGTACCTGACTGCGCGGAGTGTGACGGAATCCCGTCTTGGGTTGCTGATGAATGGGTTGGTGAAAGTGCCGATGCAGTTCCTGATCCTGTTATTAGGTTCGCTTGTATTTGTGTTTTACCTGTATTTCAGGGCGCCGATATTTTTTAATGAGGCGCAGCTGAATAAGGTAGATGGGCCTACATTGCAGGTATTGCAAAGCCAATATGACGGATTTAATAAGATAAAGCAAGAGCAGGCAATAGCGCTTTCAAATGCGTTTCATAACAAGGACAATGCAGCCGTAGAAGTGGCCCGTCAAAAACTACAGGCCGCAGATGCAGATGCATTCAAGGTACGTACTACCGCGATCGATTATATTAAAAAAGCAGATCCAGGAGCGGATACGAACGATACGAATTATATCTTCCTGGATTTCGTGGTACACAATCTTCCGAAAGGCCTTGTGGGTTTGTTGATAGCCATTATATTCCTGGCTGCCTGGGGCAGTATTGCCGCGGCATTAAACTCCCTTGCCTCTACGACAGTGATCGATATTTACAAAAGACAGTTTAAACCAACAGCCCCGGACGAACATTACTTTAAAGCATCCCGGTGGTGGACGTTCATCTGGGGACTGTTTTGTATAGTGGTAGCACAGTTTGCCAGCAAACTGGGTAGCCTGATAGAAGCGGTGAATGTACTGGGATCGCTGTTTTACGGCGTTATCCTTGGTATATTCCTTGTAGCGTTTTATTGTAAGCGGATCGGTGGTACGGCTGTATTCTGGGCGGCAATAGTGGCGGAGATCCTGGTGATCATCGTATTTATTACCAATATTGTATCATTCCTGTGGCTCAATGCGATCGGGTGTATACTTGTGATCGTTCTGGCCTGGATAATACAATTATTGCAGCCTTCACATGACAAATAA
- a CDS encoding DMT family protein, whose protein sequence is MRTIIFLIISNTFMTFAWYGHLKFTNVALWKVILVSWGIAFFEYCFQVPANRLGEQEGFSGFQLKTIQEVITLSVFAVFAIFYLKEPIRWNYLVSFALILGAVYFMFKK, encoded by the coding sequence ATGCGTACCATTATCTTTCTTATCATCTCCAACACGTTCATGACCTTCGCCTGGTATGGTCATCTGAAATTTACAAATGTTGCTCTCTGGAAAGTTATCCTTGTCAGCTGGGGCATCGCCTTTTTTGAATACTGTTTCCAGGTCCCCGCAAACCGCCTGGGTGAACAGGAAGGCTTTTCCGGCTTCCAGCTCAAAACCATCCAGGAAGTCATTACCCTCTCCGTATTCGCCGTCTTTGCCATTTTCTACCTGAAAGAACCAATCAGGTGGAATTATCTCGTGTCTTTTGCCCTCATCCTGGGCGCCGTGTACTTTATGTTTAAGAAATAG
- a CDS encoding PIG-L family deacetylase translates to MVKSICLAFATGMLAAITALGQPSPVNNSADIALKLKKLDTLGSVLYMAAHPDDENTRLLGYLANEKLYRTGYLSLTRGDGGQNLIGNEQGELLGLIRTQELLAARRTDGAEQFFTRALDFGFSKNPTETFTIWNREQILADAVWIIRKFQPDVIVCRFPADSRAGHGHHTASAMIAAEAFDAAADPKRFPEQLQYVKPWKVKRLLWNTFNFGGFNTTSEDQFKLDVGAFNYLLGKGYGEIAAESRSQHKSQGFGVAAARGSSFEYFTTIKGDPPRESLLDGINTTWSRIEGGKAIGMMIDKARAAYNLENPAATVPALVAIRKAIQALPEGYWRNQKLKETENLILACAGIWAEAYSNNEIVVPGQAMQGSVQVICNSHIPVQIQSLSFGSKDTTLAQNKLDFNQLKNIPVTLQVPDNTPISEPYYLREPHGVGEYKIQDPLLVGNPENIPAIQATLHLKINGEDLTISRPVQYKHTDPVKGEVYAPLIIAPPVVANLANSVFVFTSTTAQPVQVKLRNMGNATKGKVRLQLPAGFSSQEASLPFELSGKGDETSLLFHIAPSKVAESNRTDTFKVIIEDEGHSYAQGIQTISYDHIPTITLFPDAAGRLVTVDLQHNGRKLGYIDGAGDLVAASLQQVGYEVTHITEKDIMNGDLSQYDAIITGVRVYNINPRIKYWQPHLMEYVKNGGTLLVQYNVNGPLQITDMGPYPFSLSRDRVTDEKAEVSFLRPDDEIMNYPNKLSQKDFDGWIQERGLYFTTNADAKYQSLFSMHDQGDPALEGSTIVAKYGKGRYVYTSLAFFRELPAGVPGAYRIFVNLISTKK, encoded by the coding sequence ATGGTAAAGAGCATCTGTTTAGCATTCGCAACAGGCATGCTGGCGGCCATCACGGCCCTGGGACAACCCTCGCCCGTGAACAACTCTGCCGACATTGCCCTGAAGTTGAAAAAGTTGGATACGCTGGGAAGTGTTTTATATATGGCCGCTCATCCTGATGATGAAAATACCCGCCTGCTGGGTTATCTGGCAAATGAAAAATTATATCGTACCGGGTACCTCTCCCTCACCCGCGGTGATGGTGGACAAAACCTGATCGGCAATGAACAGGGTGAACTCCTGGGACTGATCCGTACCCAGGAACTCCTCGCTGCCCGCCGTACTGATGGTGCTGAACAATTCTTTACCCGTGCACTGGATTTCGGTTTCTCCAAGAATCCAACCGAAACCTTCACTATCTGGAACCGGGAACAGATCCTTGCAGACGCTGTCTGGATCATCCGTAAATTCCAGCCCGACGTTATCGTATGTCGCTTTCCTGCCGATAGCCGTGCCGGTCATGGCCACCATACCGCTTCCGCCATGATCGCCGCCGAAGCCTTCGATGCCGCCGCCGATCCAAAAAGATTTCCTGAACAATTACAATATGTAAAACCCTGGAAGGTAAAACGCCTGCTCTGGAATACTTTCAACTTCGGTGGATTTAATACCACCAGCGAAGACCAGTTCAAACTGGATGTAGGTGCCTTCAACTACCTCCTGGGTAAAGGTTATGGCGAAATCGCCGCTGAAAGTCGCTCTCAGCACAAGAGCCAGGGCTTTGGCGTAGCCGCTGCCCGTGGTAGCTCCTTTGAATATTTTACCACTATCAAAGGCGATCCCCCCCGCGAAAGTCTGCTGGATGGCATCAATACTACCTGGTCACGTATCGAAGGCGGTAAAGCCATCGGTATGATGATCGACAAAGCCAGGGCTGCCTATAATTTAGAAAACCCTGCTGCCACCGTGCCTGCGCTGGTAGCCATCAGAAAAGCTATTCAGGCCCTGCCGGAAGGTTACTGGCGCAACCAGAAACTGAAGGAGACCGAAAACCTCATCCTGGCCTGTGCCGGCATATGGGCAGAGGCTTACAGTAACAACGAAATCGTTGTACCGGGTCAGGCTATGCAGGGCAGCGTACAGGTGATCTGCAACAGCCACATCCCTGTGCAGATCCAGTCCCTCAGCTTTGGCAGCAAGGATACGACCCTCGCACAAAACAAACTGGACTTCAACCAGCTAAAAAATATCCCGGTTACCCTACAGGTGCCGGATAATACGCCGATCTCTGAACCGTATTATCTGCGAGAGCCACATGGTGTAGGAGAATACAAAATACAGGACCCGCTGCTCGTGGGTAACCCTGAAAACATTCCAGCTATTCAGGCCACCCTTCATTTAAAAATTAATGGCGAAGACCTGACCATCTCCCGCCCTGTTCAATACAAACATACCGATCCTGTGAAAGGTGAAGTATACGCGCCCCTCATCATCGCACCTCCTGTGGTGGCGAACCTGGCAAACAGCGTATTTGTATTTACCAGCACCACGGCTCAACCTGTACAGGTTAAACTGCGCAATATGGGCAATGCTACCAAAGGCAAGGTGAGATTACAACTACCTGCGGGCTTCAGCAGCCAGGAGGCCTCCCTGCCTTTTGAGCTCAGTGGCAAAGGCGACGAGACCAGCCTGCTCTTTCACATTGCACCTTCCAAAGTAGCGGAAAGTAATCGTACCGATACTTTCAAAGTGATCATTGAAGACGAAGGCCATAGCTATGCACAGGGTATCCAGACCATCAGCTATGACCATATCCCTACCATTACTTTATTCCCGGATGCCGCCGGCCGCCTGGTGACAGTCGACCTGCAACACAATGGCCGCAAACTGGGCTATATCGATGGGGCAGGAGACCTGGTAGCAGCGAGTCTGCAACAGGTAGGTTATGAAGTCACTCACATCACCGAAAAAGATATTATGAACGGAGACCTGAGCCAGTACGATGCTATCATCACTGGTGTAAGGGTATATAATATTAATCCACGTATCAAATACTGGCAGCCCCACCTCATGGAGTATGTAAAGAATGGAGGTACCCTGCTGGTACAGTATAATGTGAACGGACCTTTGCAAATCACAGATATGGGTCCTTATCCGTTTTCACTGAGCCGTGACCGTGTGACCGACGAAAAAGCGGAGGTCTCTTTCCTGCGTCCTGATGATGAGATCATGAATTATCCGAACAAGCTTTCTCAGAAAGACTTTGACGGATGGATACAGGAACGCGGTTTGTACTTTACTACCAATGCAGATGCAAAGTATCAGTCGCTCTTCTCCATGCATGATCAGGGAGATCCGGCGCTGGAAGGTTCTACCATTGTAGCAAAGTATGGCAAAGGCAGGTATGTATACACCTCACTGGCGTTCTTCAGGGAACTGCCTGCAGGTGTACCCGGTGCTTACCGCATATTTGTGAACCTGATTTCAACAAAGAAATAA